AATTGAAACAGGCAGAGGCGCAACTTCTGGAGATCAACCTGGAACTTGAAACCGCTACGGTCCGCGCCAACGAGATGGCTGTTCAGGCGGAGCTGGCCAGCGCGGCCAAGAGCGAGTTCTTAGCCAACATGAGCCACGAAATTCGGACCCCCATGAACGGGGTGATCGGCATGACCGAACTCCTGCTGGATACGAATTTGACCGAGGAGCAACGACGGTATGCCGAGACCGTACGGGCCAGCGCCCAATCGCTGATGGTGCTTATCAATAACATCCTCGATTTTTCCAAGATTGAGGCCAGCAAACTCGATCTTGAAATCCTCGATTTTGACCTGCAATCTCTAATTGACGATTTTGCGGACACCCTGGCCCTCCAGGCGCACAAAAAAGGCCTGGAGCTGGTGTGCGGCATGGACCCGGATGTCCCGGCCCTCCTACGGGGCGACCCCGGGCGCCTTCGCCAGATCCTGATCAACCTAGCGGCCAACGCGGTCAAGTTCACCCATGCAGGTGAGGTGCTGATCCGCGTTTCGATGGTGGAGGAACTACAAAATAAGCAAAAGGGTGAGAGCGATATACTTCTTCGGTTTTCGGTGCGCGACACCGGGATCGGGATTCCTTCCGACCGGTTGCAGGATCTCTTCTCTCCCTTTACCCAGGTGGATGGGTCCACCACCCGCAAGTACGGCGGCACCGGGCTGGGGCTGTCCATCTCCAAACAGTTGGCCGAGATGATGGGCGGAAAGATCGGCGTGAAAAGTGAAGCGGGAAAAGGTTCGGAGTTCTGGTTTACGGCGCGTCTGGAAAAACAACCCCAGGGAGGGATGGCCCAACCGCATCCTCCCGCGAACCTGCACGGGATACGCGTATTGATTGTGGATGACAACGCCGCCAACAGAGAAATCCTGAATGCCCGAATGACATCGTGGGGGATGCGCGTATCCGAAAGCATGGACGGCGAAAGGGCGATCGAGTCGCTTAACAAGGCGTTGGATGAGAACGATCCCTTTCAGTTTGCCGTCATCGACATGCAAATGCCGGGCATGGACGGTGAGGCCCTCGGCCGCATCATCAAATCCGACAGCCGTTTGGCAAGTACCCGAATGGTCATTCTGACCTCCATGGGGGTTCGCGGCGACACCGGCCGATTTATTGAGATCGGATTTGACGCCTGCCTGACGAAACCGGCACAAACCCTGGAACTGAAGGATGCTCTTTCCCAGGTACTGGAAAAAAGCAGGGATGAGACGCCGATATCCCGTCCCATAGCCACGCGTCCCACGGTCCGCGAAATCCAGAATCTTTTTGCCGGCCGCAGGGCCCGTATCCTCCTAACCGAGGACAACATCACCAATCAGCAGGTGGCACTGGCCATCATCAAGAAGCTGGGCCTGGACGCCGACGCCGTAACCAACGGCGCCGAGGCCATCAAGTCGCTCCAGACGATTCCCTACGACCTGGTCCTCATGGATGTTCAGATGCCCGTGATGGATGGGCTGGAAGCCACGAGGAGAATTCGAAACGCGGAACGCGGAACGGGGAAGGGGGAAGAGGCACCTCCGACCTCTGACTTCCGTCTTCCGAGCTCCGGGCTCCGGGCTCCGACTTCCGGCATCCCCATCATCGCCATGACCGCCCACGCCATGCAGGGGGACCGGGAGAGATGCTTGAAGGCGGGAATGAATGACTACATGGCGAAACCGATTTCGCCCCAGATCCTGGCAGAGACCTTGAAGAAGTGGCTCCCTAAAGAGAATAATGAACTCAGAGCAATGGACAATGAACCCGCGAAACCCGCATCACTCATCTCTTCACATGCCTCATTGATTTGGGACCGTTCCGGCATGCTGGAACGGATGATGGGGGATGATGAAGTGGCCGGGGTGATTGT
The sequence above is a segment of the Deltaproteobacteria bacterium genome. Coding sequences within it:
- a CDS encoding response regulator, whose product is MTQFLDIRTLSFVMGATFFVFALSMVYYAVSSKTYPGFKAWTVGILLECLAFMLIALRHLLPDAITIIVANSLNYSALILLYLGFRSFAGWPVKPRFHIVVGFLVMLIFFPLFTYIRPSVNARICIISAASAFYFLSCAVVLARDIRQVLGSLNRLLMGSLLGMSMVMALRGIFFLIPANAVDNFMSSGAFHGMALLGVFVFSVLFIIGLIQLNSQMIEKELFWEQKRLGEREESYRHLVEDSLQGVVVAQADPLRLSFVSKPMALITGYSHEELKAFGSEQIMELIHPEDRGRLFQHLRDRLAGKEAPTQYEARIIHKTGETRWVLIYSTRIMHGGAPATHTAFLDITDRKKAQDAMQSANARMRAVMESVQAGIILVRVEDRVIVEANPAAVRMIGATADRVIGRVCNEFICPAETGKCPVMDLGQEMDNAERSILTSSGTIPVLKTVTRLWIDGREYLLESFVDISQLKQAEAQLLEINLELETATVRANEMAVQAELASAAKSEFLANMSHEIRTPMNGVIGMTELLLDTNLTEEQRRYAETVRASAQSLMVLINNILDFSKIEASKLDLEILDFDLQSLIDDFADTLALQAHKKGLELVCGMDPDVPALLRGDPGRLRQILINLAANAVKFTHAGEVLIRVSMVEELQNKQKGESDILLRFSVRDTGIGIPSDRLQDLFSPFTQVDGSTTRKYGGTGLGLSISKQLAEMMGGKIGVKSEAGKGSEFWFTARLEKQPQGGMAQPHPPANLHGIRVLIVDDNAANREILNARMTSWGMRVSESMDGERAIESLNKALDENDPFQFAVIDMQMPGMDGEALGRIIKSDSRLASTRMVILTSMGVRGDTGRFIEIGFDACLTKPAQTLELKDALSQVLEKSRDETPISRPIATRPTVREIQNLFAGRRARILLTEDNITNQQVALAIIKKLGLDADAVTNGAEAIKSLQTIPYDLVLMDVQMPVMDGLEATRRIRNAERGTGKGEEAPPTSDFRLPSSGLRAPTSGIPIIAMTAHAMQGDRERCLKAGMNDYMAKPISPQILAETLKKWLPKENNELRAMDNEPAKPASLISSHASLIWDRSGMLERMMGDDEVAGVIVGAYLLEIPRQIQTLKEHLSRVDAPGVRLQIHTIKGAAANMGAEALRSVAFEMEKAAVDGDLDAVGRAIQELETQFQRLKNDGLVKSKS